The genomic region TGGTGGTCGGCCGCGACCTCATCGAGACGATCTCCCCAGCGTTGACCGAGTGGATCGGCCGGTCGATTCCCGAGTTGCCCAACAGCGAGGCCATCGCGTCGCTGCTCGCCGGTCAGATGTTCACCGGGTTCATCCGGCACATCTTCGAACCCGAACTCGACACCGCGGTGATCGGCAAGGAACAGGGCAACGCGCTCGTCACCGCGATCTTCGCCGGCCGCTGAACGCTCTGCCAGCGCGACTGATTCAGATCCTGCCCGCCGCCCGTGCCGCCGCCTCGGTGTCGTCGAGCAGCTTCGCGATGATGTCGAGCCCGCCGTCCCAGAACCCCGGATCGGCCAGGTCGATGCCCACGATTCGGCCGAGGTCCTCCGGCGACATCGAACCTCCGGCGGAGAGCATTTCGACATACCGCGGCACGAACCCCTCGCCCTCTTCGAGGTAGCGCGCATACACCGACAGCGCCAACAGCTGTCCGTAGGCATAGGCGTAGACGTAGCCGGGGGTGTGGATGAAGTGCGGAATGTAGCTCCACCACGATGCGTAGTTCTCGCTGACGTCGACCGCGTCGCCCAACATGTCGCGCTGGGTCGCACTCCACAGTTCGCCGAATCGGGCCACCGACAGCTCGCCCACATCGCGCCGCTCGGTGTGCACCGCATCCTCGAAACGGTTCATCGCGACCTGACGAAAAACCGTCGCAATCTGGTCTTCAAGGTGTTCGGCCAGAAGCGGCAGGCGTTGCGCCGGGTCGTCGACCCCGTCGAGCAGCTTGCCGAAGGTGACGGTCTCGCCGAACACCGACGCCGTCTCGGCCAGGGTCAGCGGGGTGGACTGATGGAAGATCCCCTGGCTGCGCGCCAGGTAGGCGTGCACCCCGTGGCCGAGTTCGTGCGCGAGGGTCAACACGTCGCGGCGCTTCGAGGTCCAGTTCAACATCAGATACGGGTGATGGGTCGGCACGGTGTAGGCGCAAAAGGCTCCGCCGCGCTTGGCCGGCCGCATCGGGGCGTCGATCCAGTCGTTGTCGAAGAATTCGCGCACCACCCCGGCGATCTCAGGTGAGAAGCTGCGGTAGGCGTCCTCGACGAGCGCGGTGGCCTCCTCCCAACCGAATTCGGTGTCGTCGTGCACGACGGGCGCGGAGCGGTCCCAATCGTTGATTCGCTCGACCCCGAGCATCTTGGCCTTCATCGCATACCAACGCTGCGGGATGTCGTAGCGCGCGACCACGGCGTCGATCAGAGCCTGCACCGACTCATCGGAGGATTCGTTGGACAGGTTCCGCGCCGAGATCCACGACGGGTAGCCGCGCAGCCGGTCGTCGATCGACTTGTCGACGAGCAACGTGTTGAAGATGAACGCGCGGGTGCGCAGGCCCGGCTCGAGTCCGGCGGTGACCGCCTCGGCGACCGTTCGACGTACCTCGGGGTCGGGGTCCTGAATCTTGGCGAGCGCTGCCGACAGCGGCACCTGCTCGCCGTCAAGATCGACGGTGATGGCGCTCGCCTGCTCGTCGTACAGCCGCGACCAGGCCTGGGATCCGGCGACCGAGGTTTCGGCCAGCACGACCTCCTCGGGTTCGCTCAGCATGAACTGCCGATAGCGGCGGATGCTGGCGAGGTGGTGACGCACGAAGGCCAGCCTCGGGTCGGCCTCGAAGGACGCTGCGGTGTCGTCGTCGAGCTCGGCGAGTTCGAGCTCGATGAAGATCAGTCGGGAGCCGAGGACGGTGCCCTGCTCTTGAACCTTCTGCATCAGCGCACCGACCTCGGGGTCGTCGGTGGCGACGGCGAATTGCAGGCTGGCGTAGTTGCCGACCCGGCCGAGCTTGTCGTTGAACGAAGCGACCTTGTCGAAGAAGGTCGCAAGCTCGCCGGCGTCGAGTTCGCCGAGGCGACCCCGGTAGGCCTCGAGCGCCTCCACATCGGCGGTGGCCGAGGCCATGAACGCCTCGACTCCCTCGAGTTCGGAGGTTTTCAGCAGCGGTTCGAGGTCCCAGGCGACATTGTCAACGGAGGTGGCGGCAGTCATGGGGTTCAGCCTACGCGGGGGTGATCCCCGCGGCTTCCCACCGGCCCAGACGCGCGGGCCTCACGACGAAGTGAACCTCGGCGCCCACCTCGGTCTGACGCGATCCGTCCGCGATCGCCGTGCAGTGGAACCCGTAGACCGTGCCGTCGTCCGCGGTGATCTCGCCGATTCCCCGCGGGTCGTCCCAGGTGGTGACGGTTCCGCTCAGGACGGATTCGGTGGCGACACTCACGTTCAGTGCACGATCTTCGACAGCGGCAATTCGATGATGTCGCTGGCTCCTGCGTCTTTCAGCGCCGGGATCAACACGTTGATCTGACGCTTCTCGACGACGGTCTCCACCGCATATCCCGACTGCCCGTACAGTTCGTTGACCGTCGGCGTCTTCATGGCCGGCAGTTTCGAAATGACCTCGTCGAGGTGGGCGGCGGCGACGTTGAGCTTCACCACGACCTTGGTTCGGGCCTCGAGCACGCCCTGCAGCAGGGTCATGATCTGCTCCATGGCGTGACGTTTGTCGGCGTCCTCGTACACCTCGGGGTTGGCCACGACCTCGGTGTAGCTCTGCATGATCTCGTCGATCACCTTCAGGCCCGCAGCGCGCAGCGCTGAGCCGGTTTCGGTGATCTCCACGACGCAGTCGACGATGTCGGGGATCTTCGCCTCGGTCGCCCCGTAGCTGAGCCGGATGTCGGCCTCGATCCCCTTGGATTCGAAGAATCGGCGGGTGATCTCGGGATACTCGGTGGAGACCCGCACCCCCTGGGGCAGGTCCTCGACGCGGTCGACCGGCGAATCCCCGGCGACCGCCACGACCACCCGGATCGGGTTGGAGGTGGCCTTGGAGTACTTCATCTCGCCGAGGGACACGACCTTCGAGGAGGTCTCCTCGACCCAGTCGCGCCCACAGATGCCGATGTCGAACAGGCCCTGGGCGACGTAGGACGGAATCTCCTGGGGGCGGAGGATCCGGACGGTGGCGATTCGGGGGTCGTCGATCGTGGCGGTGTAGGTGACTGCCGAGTTGCGATGGATGGGAAGATCCGCGTCGGCGAACAACTGAAACGTCGCCTTCTCGAGCGATCCCTTGGGCAGCACCAGATTCAACATGGCGCCAAAAGTAGTGCCGCGGCGACAGGGTCTCGAAATGAATAGCATCTGAACTCGTGACCCCGATCCACCTGACCGACCCCGACGACCCACGGGTGAGCGATTTTCGACGGCTGAACGACACGGCGTTTCGACGTTCGGTCGAGGCTCCGGGTCCGTTCCACAAGGGAATCTTCATCGTCGAAGGGTGGTTGGCCGCCCAGCGCCTGGGGAGGTCGCGCTACGGCGCCCGCGCGGTCCTGGTGGACGAGGCCCGCCTCGAACGCGCGGCGGAACAACTCGGGCACGTGCGCGCCCCGGTGTTCGCCGCTCCCCGGGACCTGTTGGATGAGATCGTCGGGTTTCCGCTGCATCGCGGGGTCGTGGCGAGCGCCGATCGCGGGTTGGCGGTGCTGGCCTCCACGGTGATCGGCCGAGGCCGGAACCTGGTCGTGTGCGAGGGCATCAACGATGCGGAGAACCTCGGCAGCGTGATTCGCAACGCGGCAGCGTTGGGGGGCGATGGTTTGCTCGTGGATGCCACGACCTGTGATCCGCTCGCGCGACGCACGGTGCGGGTGTCGGTGGGGTGGGCGCTGCGGCTCCCCTTCGCACGCCTCGCGCTGGCCGACGGGTTGTCGGCTCTCCACGAATCTGGGGTGACGACCGTGGCGTTGACCCCTCGTCGCGACGGGGTGGATATCGATGAGGTGGTGCAGCGCAAACTGCTCGGGGATCGCGTCGCGGTGATTTTGGGGGCCGAAGGCCACGGACTGAGCGAGGCCACCATCGACGCCGCCACAATTGCGGTGCGTATCCCGATGTCGACAGAGGTCGATTCGCTCAATGTCTCGGCTGCGGCCGCGGTCGCGATGCACCGCCTCTTCACCCTCCTTCAGCGCTGAGTACTTCGGCAGCCAAGGCCACCCGAATCCCGCTTGAAAACCTCGAAACCCGCTTCTGAGGGTGCACTTGTTGCACGCTCAGAAGCGGGTTTCGTTGAACGGGAGCGAGTTTCGACTGGCGAAGGGTTAGAAGGCCGCCCGACGTCGGCGTTGCGTGCCGACGATTGCTGCACCGGCAGCGACCGCCATCAACGCCACAAGTGCGAGACGACGAGGATCGGATCCGGTGAAGGCCAACAGGTTTCCAGCAGAGGACGGCAACGACGCGACCTCCATCGGAGAATCACCCTCGGTGCTGTGAACCACGATGCCGAACACATAGGTCTTCGACGGATCGAGTCCGGTGATCGTGCACGAGGTCTCCAACGGGCTCGCTGGTCGACACGACGCTCCCCCCGGTTGTGCGGTCACGGTGTAGCCCGTAATGGTCGCGCCGTTGAGCGACCGAGGCGCCTGCCAGCTGATCGTGGCCTCGCCACCCCGCATCGTCACCGATGCATCGGCTGCGGGTGCGGGCGGTCCGGCCGGCGTAGTTACCACGACCGCGGACTCGACACCGTCGCCAACCTGATTCACCGCTCGAACGGTGAACGCATAGGTGACCCCGTTGTCGAGACCCGAGATCTCACAGGGACTCGATTGACACGACACCGTACGAGCGCCGGGCTGAACGGTCACGACATAGCCCAAGAGCGGAGCACCGTTGGACGTTGCCGCATTGAAGCTGATCGTGGCGGACCCATTTCCCGACTCGACGCGCACTCCACTCACCGGGGCAGGCGCACCCGCAGGGGTCACGCTGATCGGTCCGGCCGGCTCGCCGACACCTGCGCTACTGAGCGCACGAACGGCGAACTGATACACCGTGGCGTTGGTCAGCCCCGACACGGTCACGACCATGGGATGAGCCCCCATCGTCGACACGGGTGTCCACGTCAACCCACCATCGGATGAGACCTCGTATCCGGTGATCGGCGTGCCATCGGCGACAGCCGGTTCGAACTCGAGGGTCGCAGCGGTGTCACCGGAGCGAATCGAGAGCTGTGAGGGGGCACTCGGTGGACCTGCCGGCGTGATCTGTGAGGACACCGCCGATTCTCCACCGAGGCCAACGGAGTTCTCCGCAGCGACGCTGAACGAGTACCCGACCCCGTTTGTGAGACCAGGGATCGGGCATGGCGACGATGTGCACCACACTGTCCCGGCCCCTGGGGAGATCGTGACTCGGTAGCGGCCGATCGCGGCACCACCGTTGTCTGTTGGAGCCGCCCAGGAAACCACCGCAGCTTCGTTGCCACGTGAAACGCCCACCGCTGTTGGTACGCCGGGCAAGGTGGCCGGCACCACCGCTGCCGAGGATGCTGAGGGAGCCGAGGACCCGACTTCGTTGATGGCCGTCACCGCGAAGGTGTAGGCGGTTCCGTTGCTCAGAGCATTCACCGTGCACGGACTGGCCGAACACGCGACCGTTGCACCGCCGGGCGAAGTGGTGACGACATAGCCCGTGATCGGGGTACCTCCATCGCCGCTGGGAGGGGTGAATGAAACAACGGCCTGCCCGTTCGTGGCCATAGCGACCACCGACGTCGGTGCGTCGGCCACCGTTGCCGGGGTGACGGCGTTGCTGGCTGGTGAGCTCGCGGAATTGCCGACATCGTTGAGCGCTGTCACCGTGAAGGAATACGAGGTGCCGTTGGCGAGGCCCGACACGGTGCAGGGGCTTGTCGAACATGTGGCCACCGCGCCACCAGGCCATGCGGTCACGGTGTAGCTCGTCACCGCGGATCCACCGTCTGATGCGGGTGCGTCAAAGCTCACCACGGCCGACTGGTTGGCCCTGCTCGCGGCGACGTTGCTCGGAGCGCTGGACACCGTCGCGGGGGTCACGCTGTTCGACGGCGAGGATTCGACCGAATCGCCTTCGCTGTTCGTGGCCCGAACGGTGAACGTGTAGGCCGTGCCGTTGTCGAGACCGAGCACATCACAGGGGCTGGCCGAACAGGTCGCCGAGGCTGCGCCGGGGGCCGCGGTGATCGTGTAGGACGTGATCGTCGCACCACCGTCGAAAGCAGGCGAGCTGAACGTGACACTCGCGCGCCCATTGCCTCGCGATGCATTCACCGAGGTCGGCGCATCGGGCACGGTGGCCGGGGTGACGCTTTGTGGCCCTGCATGGGGGCCAGCGCCGACATCGTTGACGGCACGAACCCTGAAGGAATATTCCACGCCGTTGGAAA from Microthrixaceae bacterium harbors:
- the hisG gene encoding ATP phosphoribosyltransferase produces the protein MLNLVLPKGSLEKATFQLFADADLPIHRNSAVTYTATIDDPRIATVRILRPQEIPSYVAQGLFDIGICGRDWVEETSSKVVSLGEMKYSKATSNPIRVVVAVAGDSPVDRVEDLPQGVRVSTEYPEITRRFFESKGIEADIRLSYGATEAKIPDIVDCVVEITETGSALRAAGLKVIDEIMQSYTEVVANPEVYEDADKRHAMEQIMTLLQGVLEARTKVVVKLNVAAAHLDEVISKLPAMKTPTVNELYGQSGYAVETVVEKRQINVLIPALKDAGASDIIELPLSKIVH
- a CDS encoding cold shock domain-containing protein produces the protein MSVATESVLSGTVTTWDDPRGIGEITADDGTVYGFHCTAIADGSRQTEVGAEVHFVVRPARLGRWEAAGITPA
- a CDS encoding RNA methyltransferase; the protein is MTPIHLTDPDDPRVSDFRRLNDTAFRRSVEAPGPFHKGIFIVEGWLAAQRLGRSRYGARAVLVDEARLERAAEQLGHVRAPVFAAPRDLLDEIVGFPLHRGVVASADRGLAVLASTVIGRGRNLVVCEGINDAENLGSVIRNAAALGGDGLLVDATTCDPLARRTVRVSVGWALRLPFARLALADGLSALHESGVTTVALTPRRDGVDIDEVVQRKLLGDRVAVILGAEGHGLSEATIDAATIAVRIPMSTEVDSLNVSAAAAVAMHRLFTLLQR
- a CDS encoding M3 family oligoendopeptidase; translated protein: MTAATSVDNVAWDLEPLLKTSELEGVEAFMASATADVEALEAYRGRLGELDAGELATFFDKVASFNDKLGRVGNYASLQFAVATDDPEVGALMQKVQEQGTVLGSRLIFIELELAELDDDTAASFEADPRLAFVRHHLASIRRYRQFMLSEPEEVVLAETSVAGSQAWSRLYDEQASAITVDLDGEQVPLSAALAKIQDPDPEVRRTVAEAVTAGLEPGLRTRAFIFNTLLVDKSIDDRLRGYPSWISARNLSNESSDESVQALIDAVVARYDIPQRWYAMKAKMLGVERINDWDRSAPVVHDDTEFGWEEATALVEDAYRSFSPEIAGVVREFFDNDWIDAPMRPAKRGGAFCAYTVPTHHPYLMLNWTSKRRDVLTLAHELGHGVHAYLARSQGIFHQSTPLTLAETASVFGETVTFGKLLDGVDDPAQRLPLLAEHLEDQIATVFRQVAMNRFEDAVHTERRDVGELSVARFGELWSATQRDMLGDAVDVSENYASWWSYIPHFIHTPGYVYAYAYGQLLALSVYARYLEEGEGFVPRYVEMLSAGGSMSPEDLGRIVGIDLADPGFWDGGLDIIAKLLDDTEAAARAAGRI